One genomic segment of Actinoplanes ianthinogenes includes these proteins:
- a CDS encoding glycosyl hydrolase family 28-related protein, with translation MFAPPRWAALLTTPLVTLGVAIGLSDSAAAHPSSISPAATRAALDPALVAGRGAGVAFTEQEAEHAVTTGAVLPADRTAYTLAAEASGRSAVTLDPGEYVEFTLPKAANAITVRYSIPDAPTGGGITAPLSVGTPGGTRTMTLTSQYSWLYNQYPFTNDPQAGLLHPDWWITECACVPAATEPAPAISKPFRPMHFYDEQRLALGRTYRAGDKIRLTARQVPTTIDLLDSELVEAPKIDLKAVNVLLFGADPTGRRDSAGAIEKAIAFAKKVHRAVYLPPGTFQVNRHIIVDDVTITGAGNWYTTVKGHEVSLDTPAADGSVHTGVGFYGKDGGSHNVHLADFAIEGDVRERIDTDQVNAIGGAMSDSTITGLHIQHTKVGLWFDGPMSNTTISGNIVVDQIADGLNFHVGVSDSLVRNNFVRNTGDDALAMWSEKTADSRNTFDRNTVQTPTLANGIAIYGGADNTVSRNLIADPIREGSGIHVGSRFGAEPFTGHLWITDNTTVRAGTYDLNWNIGLGAIWFMALDSSIDADIRVTGDHYLDNTYNAIMLVSEWGVKDQYSINGVHFKDVRVDGTGTSVVSARTAGGASFENVDARNVGAAGVNNCGSFHFTPSGSEFTLSDLGGNDGGWLGPYLPNVITCDDRPAVVPPPPPSSW, from the coding sequence ATGTTCGCTCCGCCCCGCTGGGCCGCTCTCCTGACCACACCGCTGGTCACCCTCGGCGTGGCGATCGGTCTGTCCGATTCCGCCGCCGCCCATCCGTCCTCGATCTCACCCGCGGCCACCCGGGCCGCTCTCGATCCGGCCCTGGTCGCCGGACGCGGCGCAGGAGTCGCGTTCACCGAGCAGGAGGCCGAGCACGCCGTCACCACCGGCGCCGTGCTCCCCGCCGACCGGACCGCATACACGCTCGCCGCCGAAGCCTCCGGCCGCTCCGCGGTCACCCTGGACCCGGGCGAGTACGTCGAGTTCACCCTGCCCAAGGCCGCCAACGCGATCACCGTGCGGTACAGCATCCCGGACGCGCCGACCGGCGGCGGGATCACCGCGCCGCTCTCCGTCGGCACGCCGGGCGGCACCCGCACCATGACGCTGACCTCGCAGTACTCCTGGCTCTACAACCAGTACCCGTTCACCAACGACCCGCAGGCCGGGTTGCTGCACCCGGACTGGTGGATCACCGAGTGTGCCTGCGTGCCGGCCGCCACCGAGCCGGCGCCGGCGATCAGCAAGCCGTTCCGGCCGATGCACTTCTACGACGAGCAGCGGCTGGCGCTGGGTCGTACCTACCGGGCCGGTGACAAGATCCGGCTGACCGCGCGCCAGGTGCCCACCACCATCGACCTGCTCGACTCGGAGCTGGTCGAGGCTCCGAAGATCGACCTCAAAGCGGTGAACGTGCTGCTGTTCGGCGCGGACCCGACCGGCCGGCGGGACTCGGCCGGCGCCATCGAGAAGGCCATCGCGTTCGCCAAGAAGGTGCACCGCGCGGTCTACCTGCCGCCCGGCACGTTCCAGGTGAACCGGCACATCATCGTCGACGACGTGACGATCACCGGGGCCGGCAACTGGTACACCACGGTCAAGGGCCACGAGGTTTCCCTGGACACGCCTGCCGCGGACGGCTCGGTGCACACTGGCGTCGGGTTCTACGGAAAAGACGGTGGCTCGCACAACGTGCACCTGGCCGACTTCGCGATCGAGGGCGACGTCCGGGAGCGGATCGACACCGACCAGGTGAACGCGATCGGCGGCGCGATGAGCGACTCCACCATCACCGGGCTGCACATCCAGCACACCAAGGTGGGCCTCTGGTTCGACGGTCCGATGTCGAACACCACGATCAGCGGCAACATCGTCGTGGACCAGATCGCCGACGGCCTGAACTTCCACGTCGGGGTCAGCGACTCGCTGGTGCGGAACAACTTCGTCCGCAACACCGGTGACGACGCCCTCGCGATGTGGTCGGAGAAGACCGCGGACAGCCGTAACACCTTCGACCGCAACACCGTCCAGACGCCGACCCTGGCGAACGGCATCGCGATCTACGGCGGCGCGGACAACACCGTGTCCCGGAACCTGATCGCCGACCCGATCCGGGAGGGCAGCGGGATCCACGTCGGCTCGCGGTTCGGGGCCGAGCCGTTCACCGGCCACCTGTGGATCACCGACAACACCACGGTGCGGGCCGGGACGTACGACCTGAACTGGAACATCGGGCTCGGCGCGATCTGGTTCATGGCGCTCGACTCCAGCATTGACGCGGACATCCGGGTGACCGGGGACCACTACCTGGACAACACCTACAACGCGATCATGCTGGTCTCCGAGTGGGGGGTGAAGGACCAGTACTCGATCAACGGCGTGCACTTCAAGGACGTCCGGGTGGACGGGACCGGCACCAGTGTGGTCAGCGCCCGGACCGCCGGCGGCGCCTCGTTCGAGAACGTCGACGCCCGCAACGTCGGCGCGGCCGGGGTGAACAACTGCGGTTCGTTCCACTTCACGCCGAGCGGGTCCGAGTTCACCCTCAGTGACCTCGGTGGCAACGACGGGGGCTGGCTCGGCCCGTACCTGCCGAACGTGATCACCTGTGACGACCGTCCCGCGGTCGTCCCGCCTCCGCCGCCTTCGTCCTGGTGA